In Gemmobacter sp. 24YEA27, a genomic segment contains:
- a CDS encoding RidA family protein, translated as MPVHTRIRPFNTKETYPEQKLNNDLCQAVVARGATVFVRGQIGQDLDTRESVCIGDVAGQARKAMENIKMLLEESGSDLTHICRVVIYLIDIRYREAVYNVMGEYLKGVFPVSTGLVVSALARPEWLVEIEATAVIPDEA; from the coding sequence ATGCCCGTCCACACGCGGATCCGCCCCTTCAACACCAAAGAAACCTACCCTGAGCAAAAGCTGAACAACGACCTCTGCCAGGCCGTTGTGGCGCGCGGGGCGACAGTGTTCGTGCGCGGCCAGATCGGCCAGGACCTCGACACCCGCGAGAGCGTCTGCATCGGTGACGTGGCCGGCCAGGCGCGTAAGGCCATGGAAAACATCAAGATGCTGCTGGAGGAATCCGGCTCGGATCTGACCCATATCTGCCGTGTGGTGATCTATCTGATCGACATCCGCTACCGCGAGGCGGTCTATAATGTGATGGGCGAATATCTGAAGGGCGTCTTCCCGGTCTCGACCGGTCTCGTGGTTTCGGCCCTGGCCCGCCCGGAATGGCTGGTCGAGATCGAGGCCACTGCCGTTATCCCGGACGAGGCATAA
- a CDS encoding class I SAM-dependent methyltransferase codes for MTNAANDAPFRDPGLTRSYAETTPGRVPGFHDLHRMALILLSQSAPAEARMLILGAGGGLELLAFARARPRWSFLGLDPSEPMLTEAAALLGPLAAQVDLQQGVITDAPPGPYDGATCLLVLHFLDRSARLATLTALRQRLRPGAALIIAHHSHPEGEAEDWLTRSALFAQGDAADPAQAAASARVMAERLTLLTQAEEEALLCEAGFTAPALFYAGLSFRGWVARAPE; via the coding sequence GTGACCAATGCCGCAAACGATGCCCCCTTCCGGGATCCGGGCCTGACCCGCTCTTATGCAGAGACCACGCCGGGCCGGGTGCCGGGATTTCACGATCTGCACCGGATGGCGCTGATCCTGCTGTCGCAATCGGCGCCGGCCGAGGCGCGTATGCTGATCCTCGGCGCCGGGGGCGGGCTGGAGCTGCTGGCCTTTGCCCGTGCGCGCCCGCGCTGGTCCTTTCTGGGCCTCGACCCGTCCGAACCGATGCTGACCGAAGCCGCCGCACTTCTCGGCCCATTGGCGGCACAGGTCGACCTGCAACAGGGCGTCATCACCGACGCGCCCCCCGGTCCCTATGACGGGGCCACATGCCTCCTGGTGCTGCATTTCCTGGACCGGTCAGCGCGGCTCGCCACACTGACCGCGCTGCGCCAGCGGCTGAGACCCGGCGCGGCCCTGATCATCGCGCATCACAGCCACCCCGAAGGCGAAGCGGAGGACTGGCTGACCCGCTCGGCCCTGTTCGCGCAGGGGGATGCAGCCGATCCCGCCCAGGCCGCCGCGTCGGCGCGGGTCATGGCGGAACGGCTGACGCTTCTGACCCAGGCCGAAGAGGAAGCGCTGCTTTGCGAGGCCGGTTTCACCGCCCCCGCTTTGTTTTATGCCGGATTGTCCTTCCGGGGCTGGGTCGCCCGCGCCCCGGAGTAA
- a CDS encoding TetR/AcrR family transcriptional regulator yields the protein MAENRSRILEAACRMFQQKGFDGVTLAEVMKAAGLTHGAFYGHFRSKEDLIAQILQHRCEKMRETRPSLESFLDSYLSPGVCTDPTRGCHIPALAPALGPDMVHHSPEARAALTESIRVQIDRLGAAFPETAPGEQRRAAIRTWAAMVGALLLAKASDDPDLATEILSEVRGGSSPAARSETGQRPPCRSRRTSDSSIASQAASWSWLTYSSGL from the coding sequence ATGGCTGAAAACCGGTCCAGAATCCTGGAGGCGGCCTGCCGCATGTTTCAGCAAAAGGGCTTTGACGGCGTGACGCTGGCCGAGGTGATGAAAGCCGCCGGCCTGACCCATGGCGCGTTTTACGGCCATTTCCGGTCAAAAGAGGATCTGATCGCGCAGATCCTGCAGCACCGTTGCGAGAAGATGCGCGAAACGCGGCCCAGCCTCGAAAGCTTTCTCGACAGCTATCTGTCGCCGGGGGTCTGCACCGATCCGACGCGCGGCTGCCATATCCCGGCGCTCGCCCCGGCGCTTGGGCCGGATATGGTGCATCACTCGCCCGAAGCGCGCGCGGCGCTGACGGAAAGCATCCGCGTCCAGATCGACCGGCTGGGCGCCGCCTTCCCCGAAACCGCCCCGGGCGAGCAACGCCGCGCCGCGATCAGGACATGGGCTGCAATGGTGGGCGCGCTTTTGCTGGCAAAGGCCAGTGACGACCCCGATCTTGCGACCGAGATCCTGAGTGAGGTGCGGGGGGGATCGTCTCCGGCAGCACGGTCTGAAACGGGTCAGAGACCGCCCTGCCGCAGCCGCAGGACCAGTGATTCCAGCATCGCGTCACAGGCGGCAAGCTGGTCCTGGCTGACATATTCATCGGGCTTGTGA
- a CDS encoding TetR/AcrR family transcriptional regulator codes for MTSPTPPSPASPPPRAKRHAAGTDPRKRDQILAGAWEEFRAHGFDATTMNGICRAAAVSKGTLYVYFQGKEDLFVALVEQQRDRLTGQLGFALSGPGDVASRLTAYAVALVQVLTSDEMLRAQRIVVAVAERMPDLAQRFYDAGGRHVLGRLGRWLAEASAAGVLSIPDPPRAAQQFSELAMAGVWRQRLFGVLREPPEQSVIDALAADAVRVFLAAYAGTAPPDSWKGAPGF; via the coding sequence ATGACCAGCCCCACGCCCCCCTCGCCAGCTTCGCCGCCGCCGCGCGCAAAACGCCATGCCGCCGGGACCGATCCGCGCAAACGCGACCAGATCCTCGCAGGCGCCTGGGAAGAATTCCGCGCCCATGGCTTTGACGCCACCACGATGAATGGCATCTGCCGCGCGGCTGCGGTCTCGAAGGGCACGCTCTATGTCTATTTCCAGGGCAAAGAGGATCTTTTCGTTGCCCTTGTCGAACAGCAGCGCGACCGGCTGACGGGCCAGCTTGGCTTTGCGCTTTCCGGCCCCGGGGATGTCGCAAGCCGCCTTACCGCCTATGCGGTGGCGCTGGTGCAGGTGCTGACCTCGGATGAGATGCTGCGCGCCCAGCGGATTGTTGTTGCCGTGGCCGAGCGGATGCCCGATCTGGCCCAGCGGTTCTACGATGCGGGCGGGCGGCATGTGCTGGGGCGGCTCGGGCGCTGGCTGGCCGAGGCCTCTGCCGCCGGGGTGCTGTCCATCCCCGACCCGCCCCGCGCCGCGCAGCAGTTCAGCGAGCTTGCCATGGCCGGGGTCTGGCGCCAGCGTCTGTTCGGCGTCTTGCGCGAACCGCCGGAGCAAAGCGTGATCGACGCCCTCGCCGCAGATGCGGTGCGGGTCTTCCTGGCCGCCTATGCCGGAACTGCACCGCCCGACAGCTGGAAAGGCGCGCCTGGCTTCTGA
- the argE gene encoding acetylornithine deacetylase, translating into MSDVIPETTDILARLIAEPTLSRQPNLALLEYVEALLAPAGARIERFASPDGSRANLWATIGPEGPGGVILSGHTDVVPVAGQAWTMDPFSLTARDGRLYGRGTADMKGFVASAIRAALLAARGPLAVPLHLALSYDEEIGCIGVRSLIDALAGRADRAALCIIGEPTSMQIATGHKGKRGLKACCHGVEGHSALAPKALNALHLGAEFILALDAAQAQLRETGAQDPDYDIPYSTIHAGVMQGGTALNIVPNLCEIDFEIRNIAADDPDLILADIRRAADQIAARHGNRFPTARIAIDEVSGYPGLDTPQDSPAVAWLRGLLEPGAGLIKVAFGTEGGLFDQALGLPVLICGPGSMDQGHKPDEYVSQDQLAACDAMLESLVLRLRQGGL; encoded by the coding sequence ATGTCTGATGTGATCCCCGAAACCACTGATATTCTCGCCCGGCTGATTGCCGAGCCGACACTGTCACGCCAGCCGAACCTCGCGCTGCTGGAGTATGTCGAGGCGCTGCTGGCGCCTGCCGGCGCGCGGATCGAACGTTTTGCTTCCCCCGATGGCAGCCGCGCCAATCTCTGGGCCACGATCGGGCCGGAGGGGCCTGGGGGCGTCATTCTTTCGGGCCATACCGATGTGGTTCCGGTTGCGGGCCAGGCCTGGACCATGGACCCGTTCTCGCTGACGGCGCGTGACGGCCGGCTTTACGGGCGCGGCACAGCCGACATGAAGGGCTTTGTCGCAAGCGCGATCCGCGCGGCCCTGCTCGCGGCGCGCGGCCCCCTCGCGGTGCCGCTGCACCTGGCGCTGTCTTATGACGAGGAAATCGGCTGTATCGGTGTGCGCTCGCTGATCGACGCGCTGGCGGGGCGCGCGGACCGGGCGGCGCTGTGCATCATCGGCGAGCCGACTTCGATGCAGATCGCCACCGGCCATAAGGGCAAACGCGGGCTGAAAGCCTGTTGCCACGGAGTCGAGGGCCATTCGGCGCTGGCGCCAAAGGCGCTGAACGCGCTGCATCTGGGGGCGGAGTTCATCCTGGCGCTTGACGCGGCCCAGGCGCAGCTGCGTGAGACCGGCGCGCAGGACCCGGATTACGACATTCCCTATTCGACCATCCATGCCGGTGTGATGCAGGGGGGCACCGCGCTGAACATCGTGCCGAACCTCTGTGAGATCGATTTCGAGATCCGCAATATAGCCGCCGATGACCCCGACCTGATTCTCGCCGATATCCGCCGCGCTGCCGACCAGATCGCGGCCCGCCACGGCAACCGCTTTCCCACCGCGCGGATCGCGATTGACGAGGTCTCGGGCTATCCCGGCCTTGATACCCCGCAAGACAGTCCGGCGGTGGCCTGGCTCCGGGGGCTGTTGGAGCCCGGGGCCGGGCTGATCAAAGTGGCGTTTGGCACCGAAGGCGGGCTTTTCGATCAGGCGCTGGGTCTGCCGGTGCTGATCTGTGGCCCGGGCTCGATGGATCAGGGTCACAAGCCCGATGAATATGTCAGCCAGGACCAGCTTGCCGCCTGTGACGCGATGCTGGAATCACTGGTCCTGCGGCTGCGGCAGGGCGGTCTCTGA
- a CDS encoding NADH:flavin oxidoreductase has product MTSEPQSTEALFRPFSLKTLSLKNRIVMAPMTRCMAPEGIPGPANAEYYRRRAAGDVGLILTEGTVIDRPASRNHYGIPFFHGEAALAGWKGVADAVHGAGGRIAPQIWHTGSTRAGKWEPEAPVESPSGLVGPEEPRGVVMTEEDIADTVAAFARAAADAKRLGFDSVELHGAHGYLIDQFFWDGTNKREDVYGGATIAERSRFAAEAVRAVRAAVGPDFPLILRVSQWKQQNYDARLATTPDEMTAWLAPLVEAGLDILHCSQRRVWVPEFPELDGENGLNFAGWAKKLTGAATISVGSVGLDTEFFGAFRGQGSAAAPISNLLERMARDEFDLVAVGRVLLADPDWAAKVEAGRFDDLRGFSGEAMKELV; this is encoded by the coding sequence ATGACCTCTGAACCGCAATCGACCGAAGCGCTGTTTCGCCCCTTTTCGCTGAAGACCCTGTCGCTGAAGAACCGCATCGTGATGGCGCCGATGACGCGTTGCATGGCGCCCGAGGGCATTCCCGGCCCCGCCAATGCCGAATATTACCGCAGGCGCGCGGCGGGGGATGTCGGGCTGATCCTGACCGAGGGCACGGTGATCGACCGCCCGGCCTCGCGCAACCATTACGGCATCCCGTTCTTCCATGGCGAGGCGGCGCTGGCGGGCTGGAAGGGCGTGGCGGATGCGGTCCATGGCGCGGGTGGCAGGATCGCCCCGCAGATCTGGCATACCGGATCGACCCGTGCCGGAAAATGGGAGCCGGAGGCGCCGGTTGAAAGCCCCTCGGGTCTTGTCGGCCCGGAGGAGCCGCGCGGTGTTGTGATGACCGAGGAAGACATCGCCGATACGGTCGCGGCCTTTGCCCGCGCGGCGGCGGATGCCAAACGGCTGGGCTTTGACTCGGTCGAACTGCATGGTGCGCATGGCTATCTGATCGACCAGTTCTTCTGGGATGGCACCAATAAGCGCGAGGATGTTTATGGCGGCGCGACCATCGCAGAGCGCTCGCGCTTTGCGGCCGAGGCGGTGCGCGCGGTACGTGCGGCGGTCGGCCCCGACTTCCCGCTGATCCTGCGCGTCAGCCAGTGGAAACAGCAAAATTACGATGCGCGCCTCGCCACGACGCCCGATGAAATGACCGCCTGGCTTGCGCCGCTGGTCGAGGCGGGGTTGGATATCCTCCATTGCTCGCAGCGCCGGGTCTGGGTGCCGGAATTCCCCGAACTTGATGGCGAGAACGGGCTGAACTTTGCCGGCTGGGCGAAAAAGCTGACCGGGGCCGCGACGATTTCGGTCGGCTCCGTGGGCCTCGATACCGAATTCTTCGGTGCTTTCCGGGGGCAGGGCTCGGCTGCGGCACCGATCAGCAATCTGCTGGAGCGGATGGCGCGGGACGAGTTCGACCTGGTCGCCGTGGGCCGGGTGCTGCTGGCTGATCCGGACTGGGCGGCCAAGGTCGAGGCCGGTCGTTTTGACGATCTGCGGGGCTTCTCGGGCGAAGCGATGAAGGAACTGGTCTGA
- a CDS encoding DUF1028 domain-containing protein, protein MTFSISARCADTGMFGIAVSSSSPSVAARCAHVRAGVGAVSTQNITDPSLGPKGLDLMAAGLSATEALAQLVAEAPHIDYRQLALVDRTGGTASYSGARTLGRHASARGEGVVAAGNMLSSDSIPATMVAAFTAAKGHLGDRLLGAMRAAMDAGGEEGPVHSMGLVMVDKVSWNVADLRIDWTEGDPIAECAALWARWQPEMEAYVTRALNPSAAPGYGVPGDP, encoded by the coding sequence ATGACCTTCTCCATCTCGGCCCGCTGCGCTGATACCGGCATGTTCGGGATCGCGGTCAGTTCGTCCTCGCCTTCGGTCGCGGCGCGCTGCGCCCATGTGCGGGCCGGGGTGGGGGCGGTCTCGACCCAGAACATCACCGACCCGTCGCTGGGGCCGAAAGGGCTGGACCTGATGGCCGCCGGTCTTTCAGCTACAGAGGCACTGGCGCAGCTGGTGGCAGAGGCACCGCATATCGACTACCGCCAGCTCGCGCTCGTGGACCGGACCGGCGGCACCGCCAGCTATTCCGGCGCCCGGACGCTTGGCCGTCACGCTTCGGCGCGGGGCGAGGGCGTGGTGGCTGCGGGCAATATGCTGTCTTCTGACAGCATTCCCGCCACGATGGTTGCGGCTTTCACCGCGGCAAAGGGGCATCTCGGCGACCGGCTGCTCGGCGCCATGCGCGCCGCGATGGATGCCGGTGGCGAGGAAGGCCCGGTGCATTCGATGGGCCTCGTCATGGTCGATAAAGTGTCCTGGAATGTCGCGGATCTGCGCATCGACTGGACCGAGGGCGACCCGATTGCCGAATGCGCCGCGCTATGGGCGCGCTGGCAACCCGAGATGGAGGCCTATGTCACCCGCGCGCTGAACCCTTCGGCCGCGCCAGGTTACGGCGTGCCCGGAGACCCGTGA
- a CDS encoding HlyD family secretion protein, whose translation MSRHERPEINQPEIAPAAPAPVLPATPPAAAPKGGRKKYVLGGLALIALLAGGYEGWSWWTNGRFMVTTDDAYVQADLSLISSKITGYVSEIAVASNQHVKMGDVLFRIDDGDYRISLEQSEVRLTELTATLARIDAQIEAAESTVTQADAQRVASDAVLTAAKSNAERVRGLAERRVSSQADLDKANEALATAEASRTSAVAAIAGAKAQVEVLKAQRTETASTRRELELGVAQVQRDLDFTVMRAPFDGTVANIAIKQGELVSAGAKLAAVIPDHGLYVEANLKETQLAGIRVGQSVKVGIDALDGHEVEGRVVSLAPATGAVFSLLPANNATGNFTKIVQRVPVRIELPEGTPGLRAGLSVEIAIDTRTGPQETAVAGAE comes from the coding sequence ATGTCCCGTCACGAACGTCCCGAAATCAATCAGCCGGAAATTGCGCCTGCCGCGCCCGCACCGGTTCTGCCTGCGACGCCTCCTGCCGCAGCGCCAAAGGGCGGGCGCAAGAAATATGTGCTGGGCGGGCTGGCGCTGATCGCATTGCTTGCCGGCGGCTATGAGGGCTGGTCCTGGTGGACCAACGGGCGCTTTATGGTCACGACAGATGACGCCTATGTCCAGGCCGATCTCTCGCTGATCTCGTCCAAGATCACCGGCTACGTCTCGGAGATCGCGGTCGCCTCAAATCAGCATGTGAAGATGGGCGATGTGCTGTTCCGCATTGACGACGGGGATTACCGCATCTCGCTGGAGCAATCCGAGGTCCGGCTGACCGAGCTGACCGCGACGCTCGCCCGGATCGACGCTCAGATCGAGGCGGCCGAAAGCACCGTCACCCAGGCCGATGCGCAGCGCGTGGCCTCAGACGCCGTGCTGACGGCGGCGAAAAGCAATGCCGAACGGGTGCGCGGCCTCGCGGAACGCCGGGTCAGCAGCCAGGCCGATCTCGACAAGGCGAATGAGGCGCTGGCAACGGCCGAGGCGAGCCGCACCTCTGCCGTCGCCGCGATTGCCGGTGCGAAAGCCCAGGTCGAGGTGCTGAAAGCGCAGCGGACCGAGACCGCCTCGACCCGGCGCGAGCTGGAACTGGGCGTGGCCCAGGTGCAGCGCGATCTGGATTTCACCGTGATGCGCGCGCCCTTTGACGGCACCGTGGCAAATATCGCGATCAAACAGGGCGAACTGGTCAGCGCCGGGGCAAAACTGGCGGCGGTGATCCCTGATCACGGGCTCTATGTCGAAGCCAATCTGAAGGAAACCCAACTGGCCGGGATCCGCGTGGGCCAGAGCGTGAAGGTGGGCATCGACGCGCTGGACGGGCATGAGGTGGAAGGCCGCGTGGTCTCGCTCGCGCCCGCGACAGGGGCGGTTTTCTCGCTGCTGCCCGCGAACAATGCGACCGGCAACTTCACCAAGATCGTGCAGCGCGTGCCGGTGCGGATCGAACTGCCGGAAGGCACCCCGGGTCTGCGCGCCGGGCTTTCGGTCGAGATTGCGATCGACACCCGCACCGGGCCGCAGGAAACCGCAGTCGCCGGAGCCGAGTGA